TCATCGTGGAGGAGCTGCTGCACGCCATCCGCCGCGTGGTGCGCGACGAGGGCCTGAGCGCCATCGTGGTCGAGCAGCACCCGGCGATGGTGCTGGCCATCACCGACGAGGCCATCGTGCTCGACCGCGGCGGCGTCGTGCTGCGCGCGGCCAGCCAGGCGCTGCTGGACGACCCGGCGCCGCTCGAGCCCTGGCTCGGCGTGGCCTCCCACGGGTGAGCGTTGTTCGCGTGACGCGCAGGCTGCGTCCTTCAGGCTGTGGGCAGGCCGGCCAGGAAGGTCCGCACCGCCAGCGTGAAGGCCACCGGCTGCTCGATCACGCTCTGGTGCGCGGCCTGCGCGAGCAGCAGGTACTGCGCGCCGGGGATCTGGCGGGCGATCGTCTCGGCCATCGCGGGCGGGGTGCCGGGGTCCTCGGCACCGGCGATCACCAGCGCCGGGCAGGTGATGGCCGGCAGTCGGTCGGTCAGGTCCAGCGCGCTGATGGCATGGCAGCAGCCGATGTAGCCAAGCGGGTCCTGGCTGACCACGCGGCGGCGCACGCGCGCCACCGTGGCGGCCTGCGCGGCGCGGAAGGACTCGGTGAACCAGCGCTGCATCGTGCCGTCGGCGATCGCCTCCAGCCCCTGCGCCTCGATGGTGGCGATGCGCTGGCGCCAGACCTCGCGCGCTTCGGCCGGGTAGCCCGAGCTGGTGTTGGCCAGCACCAGCGCGCGCACGCGCTCCGGGCGTCGCAGCGCCAGCAGCTGGCCGACCATGCCGCCCATCGACAGGCCGATGAAGACCACGGGCTCGCCCGCCGGCGCGGTGGCATCGATGACGCGGGCCGCGTCGTCGGCCAGCTCGTCCAGCGTGTAGGCCCCGGGCGGCGCTGCGCTGGCGCCGTGGCCGCGGTGGTCGTAGGAGATGACGCGGTGCTCGGTGGACAGGTCGGCCGCCAGACCGTCCCACATCATCCGGTCGCAGCCCAGCGCATGGCTGAGCACGATCGTCAGCGGCGCGGCTCCATCGTCGCGGTGCTGGCGTGGCTCCAGCACGCTGTAGGCGATGGCGGGATGGCCTGCGGTGCTGGTGGTGCGGCCCTCCCGGCCCGTGCCGGTGTGGACCGCCTCGGTCGCCGCACGCGGCGCCACCTGGGCGGCGAACAGCGCCGCATCGGGGTGGTCCGAGGCGCCCAGCTCGCGCAGCAGCTTGGCGGTGATCGCGTGCGCGGTGTTGGCCGCCGGCACGCCGGCGTAGATGGCGGTCTGGATCAGCGCCTCCTTGATCTCCTCGGGCGTCAGCCGGGTGGCGGCATCGCCACCGGCCAGCGAGGCGCGGCAGTGCAGCTCGAACTCCTCCCAGCGCCCCAGCGCGGTGGTGATCACCAGCACCAGCAGGCGGCGGGTCTTGAGCTCCAGCCCGGGGCGGCCCCAGACCTCGTGCCAGGCGTAGCGGGTGATGAAGGCCTGGAAGTCGGCACTGAAGGCGCTGGCGTTGCCGATCGAGCGGTCCACCCAGGCATCGCCCAGGATCTGCCGTCGGTTGCGCATGCCGCGCTCCAGGTCGTGATCGTATGGGGCCTGGGGCGCAGGGGATGAAGGCGTGTCAGGTGTCATGCGCGGATGCTGCCGCAGCCTCGGCGCTGGGTCCGGGCTGCCGGCTCGCCTCGCGTGGCATCTGTGCGCATAGCGCCCAAACGTTTGTATGACGAACATTCGCTCGCTAAGCTTGATCGATCCCAAATTCCGCAGCCGCCAAGTCGGCCCAACCGTCGCCCGTCATGGACAAAGAGGCTGACCTCCTTCCCCCCGGCCCTGTGCAGCGGGATGAACCGGCACTGGCTGTCGCCGACCTGCCGCCCGGCCACCCCGCCGAGCTGGCCGACGAGGGGCGCGCGCAGTCCCGCCGTGACCTGGTGGGCGGGCTGGAGAAGGGCCTGCTGGTCATCGAGGCCTTCGACCAGGAACGCGCCCGCCTGTCGATCAGCGAGGTGGCCCAGCGCGCCGGGCTGAGCCGGGCGGCGGCGCGGCGCTACCTGCTCACATTGGCCCACCTCGGCTACGTGGATCACGACGGCAAGGGCTTTGCGCTCAGCCCGCGGGTGCTGCGCCTGGGACAGTCCTACATGCATTCAGCCCGCCTGCCGCGGGTGCTTCAGCCCGAGTTGCAGCGGCTGGCCGCGGCGATGCAGGAGGCCACCTCGGCCGGTGTGCTCGACGATGCCGAGGTGGTGAGCCTGGCGGCGGCCACCGGCGGGCGGGTGGTGTCCACCACCCTGCAGCCGGGCCACCGCGTGCCGGCCTACTGCACCGCCAACGGCCGCGTGCTGCTGGCGATGGGGCCCGCCGAAGCGCTGGACGCCTGGCTGGAACGGCAGCAGGCCCGGCACGGCCTGCGCCCCCTCACGCCCCGCACGTTGACCCAGCCCGACGCCCTGCGCCAGGAGCTGGCGCGCGTGCGCAACCTGGGCTATGCCCTGGTGGACCAGGAGATGGAACTCGGCCTGCGCACCCTGGCGGTGCCGCTGCGCAACCACCGTGGCGAGGTGGTGGCCGCGCTCAACGTCAGCGCCATCGCGGCGCGCGTGTCGCTGGAGACGCTGCGCGAGCGCTTCCTGCCCATCCTGCTCGACGCCCAGCAGCGCCTGCGGCCCCTGCTGTAGCGGCTCCGGCAGTTGCTTCTCTCGACCCTCACGCCCATTGCCATGACCACTCCCATTCCGACCCGCACCCAGGTCGTCATCGTCGGCGCCGGCCCCGCCGGACTGCTGCTCGGCCAGTTGCTGGCCCGCGCCGGCATCGACAACGTCCTCCTCGAACAGCGCAGCGGCGAGTACGTGCTGGGCCGCATCCGTGCCGGCGTGCTGGAGCAGGTCTGCATCGACCTGCTCGACGAGGCCGGTGTCGGCGAGCGCATGCACCGCGAGGGGCTGGTGCACCACGGCATCGAGCTGGCCTTTGGCGGCGCGCGCCACCGCATCGACATGAGTGCACTCACTGGCGGCAAGACGGTGATGGTCTACGGCCAGACCGAGGTGACCCGCGACCTGATGGACGCCCGCAGCGCGGCTGCCCAGCCGACCGTCTACGAGGCCGCCGACGTGGCCATCCACGACTTCGACAGCGACCGCCCGCGTGTGAGCTACACGAAGGACGGTGTGCGCCACGAGATCGCCTGTGACTTCATCGCCGGCTGCGACGGCTTCCACGGCGTGTGCCGCGCCAGCGTGCCGGCCGAGCGCATCCAGCAGCACGAGCGCGTCTACCCCTTCGGCTGGCTGGGCATCCTGGCCGACGTGCCGCCGGTGGCCGACGAGCTGATCTATTCCAACCACGAGCGCGGCTTCGCGCTGTGCAGCATGCGCAGCAAGACGCGCGTGCGCCACTACGTGCAGTGCTCGCTGGACGACAAGGTCGAGGACTGGAGCGACGCGCGCTTCTGGGACGAGCTGCGCAGCCGGCTCGACCCCGCCGCCGCCGCGGCCCTGCAGACCGGCCCCTCGATCGAGAAGAGCATCGCGCCGCTGCGCAGCTTCGTGGCCGAGCCGATGCGCTTCGGCTCGCTCTTCCTGGCCGGCGACGCCGCCCACATCGTGCCGCCCACCGGCGCCAAGGGCCTGAACCTGGCGGCGGCCGACGTGCGCTACCTCAGCCGCGCCTTCATCGAGTTCTACGCGGACCGGAGCCGTGCGGGCATCGACGACTACTCCCGCAAGGCACTGCGCCGCGTCTGGAAGGCCGAGCGCTTCAGCTGGTACATGACCAGCCTGCTGCACAAGTTCCCGTCCGGCGCGGGCGACTCCGGCGCGGTGGGCCACCGCATGCAGACCGCCGAGCTGGACTGGCTGGTGCATTCCACCGCCGGCATGACGGCCCTGGCGGAGAACTACGTCGGCCTGCCCTTCGAAGACTGAGCTGCTGCTCCGGGCCGCCAGACGCGTGCGAGCTGCCGGGGGTGACCTCGGCATGCCCACGACATGACCGCTTGCACGGCCGGCTGAAGGGGGGCTGTGGCACGATCGGCCCCGCCGATGTCGTCTCCTCCGCCTGCCGTCCCATCCGCCACCGGGCCTGTCGTTGCCGAACCCGCCTGGCGCCGCCGCCTGAGGTGGCTGCTGGGCGATTGGGTCGACGAAGTCGACCGCCACAGCCTGCGCGCCGACCTCAGTGCCGGCCTGTTGGGCGCGCTGCTGGTGCTGCCACAGGGCATCGCCTTTGCCGCTCTGGCCGGGCTGCCGCCGCAGTACGGGCTGTATTCCGCGGTGCTGCCTGGCATCGTCGCGGCGCTGGCGGGCTCCAGCCGGCATGTGATGTCCGGCCCCACCAACGCCAACTCGCTGGCGCTGGCGTCGATGCTGGCACCCCTGGCGGCCACCGGGAGCCCGGCCTACATCGAGCTGGCGTTGGCCATCACGGTGCTGGTCGGCCTGATGCAACTGGCGGTCGGATCACTGCGCCTGGGTGCGGTGGCCAACTTCATCTCCCCCGCCGCATTGCTCGGTTTCACCAGCGGTGCAGCGCTGCTGATCGCGATCTACGCGCTGCGCGACGGCCTGGAGGCCGGGGTGCCCTCCGGGCTCGGCGCCATCGGCACCGCCGTGCAGCTGGCTCAGCACATCACCCAGGCCCAGCCGGCTGCCGTGGCGGTGGCACTGACCGCCTGCTTTGGCGCGGTGCTGGTGCGCTGGCTGTGGCCGCGCCCGCCGCACATGCTGATCGGACTGGTGGCGGCCAGCCTGCTCGGCTACGGGCTGCGTCGCAGCGGCGCGCCACTGACCGTCACCGGCGAACTTCCTGCGGTGCTGCCGGCCTGGCACCTGCCCCAGGTGGACTGGAGCCACCTGCCCGAGTTGCTGAACAAGGCGCTGGCGCTGTCGGTCATCGCGCTGGGTCAGTCGCTGTCGATCGCCAAGGTACTGGCGGCACGCTCCGGCCAGCGGCTGGACGTCAACCGCGAGTTTCGGGGCCAGGGGCTGTCGAACGTCGTCGGCGGGCTGTTCTCCTGTTACCTGTCCTGCGGCTCGTTGAATCGCTCGCTGCCCAACCTGCAGGCGGGCGCACGCACACCGCTGGCCGCCGTCTCTTCCTCGCTCTGGCTGCTGCTGGGGGTGGCGGTGCTGGCCGTGCCGTTGGCGCACATCCCGCGGGCTGCCATCGCTGGCCTGTTGCTGCTGGTGGCCTGGGGCCTGATCGACACCGCCCAGTGGCTGCACGTGGTGCGCAGCGATCGCAGCGAATATGCCGTGGCGCTGACCACCCTGTTCGCCACGCTCACGCTGCGGCTCGAAAGCGCCATCCTGCTGGGCACCAGCCTGGCGCTGCTGCTGCACCTGTACCGCAGCGCCCGGCCGGCAATGCGGCTGATGGGCTTCGACCGGGGCGATCCGGAACGCCGCCTCGTCGTGCTGGCCGACAGCCCCGCCGCGCTGCCTCCCTGCCCGCAGTTGCAGCTGCTGCGCATGGAGGGCTCGATCTACTTCGGTGCTGCCTCGCATGTGAACGACCAGCTGCACGCGCTGCGCGCTGCGGCCGACACGCCGCGCCACCTGCTGGTGATGGCCAAGAGCATGAACTCGATCGACCTGGCCGGGCTCGCCGTCTGGGAGGACGAACTGCGCGAGCGCCGCGCCCGTGGCGGCGACCTGTACTTCCACCGCCCGCGCTCGCAGGTGGTCGAGATCTGGCAGCGCAGCGGCTTTCTCGACCGCCTGGGCGCCGACCACGTCTTTCCGGACAAGCGCCGCGCCCTGGCCGCGATTCACCGCCGGCTCGACCCGGCGGTCTGCGCCACCTGCCAG
The Sphaerotilus microaerophilus DNA segment above includes these coding regions:
- the pobA gene encoding 4-hydroxybenzoate 3-monooxygenase encodes the protein MTTPIPTRTQVVIVGAGPAGLLLGQLLARAGIDNVLLEQRSGEYVLGRIRAGVLEQVCIDLLDEAGVGERMHREGLVHHGIELAFGGARHRIDMSALTGGKTVMVYGQTEVTRDLMDARSAAAQPTVYEAADVAIHDFDSDRPRVSYTKDGVRHEIACDFIAGCDGFHGVCRASVPAERIQQHERVYPFGWLGILADVPPVADELIYSNHERGFALCSMRSKTRVRHYVQCSLDDKVEDWSDARFWDELRSRLDPAAAAALQTGPSIEKSIAPLRSFVAEPMRFGSLFLAGDAAHIVPPTGAKGLNLAAADVRYLSRAFIEFYADRSRAGIDDYSRKALRRVWKAERFSWYMTSLLHKFPSGAGDSGAVGHRMQTAELDWLVHSTAGMTALAENYVGLPFED
- the pcaD gene encoding 3-oxoadipate enol-lactonase; its protein translation is MRNRRQILGDAWVDRSIGNASAFSADFQAFITRYAWHEVWGRPGLELKTRRLLVLVITTALGRWEEFELHCRASLAGGDAATRLTPEEIKEALIQTAIYAGVPAANTAHAITAKLLRELGASDHPDAALFAAQVAPRAATEAVHTGTGREGRTTSTAGHPAIAYSVLEPRQHRDDGAAPLTIVLSHALGCDRMMWDGLAADLSTEHRVISYDHRGHGASAAPPGAYTLDELADDAARVIDATAPAGEPVVFIGLSMGGMVGQLLALRRPERVRALVLANTSSGYPAEAREVWRQRIATIEAQGLEAIADGTMQRWFTESFRAAQAATVARVRRRVVSQDPLGYIGCCHAISALDLTDRLPAITCPALVIAGAEDPGTPPAMAETIARQIPGAQYLLLAQAAHQSVIEQPVAFTLAVRTFLAGLPTA
- a CDS encoding SulP family inorganic anion transporter translates to MSSPPPAVPSATGPVVAEPAWRRRLRWLLGDWVDEVDRHSLRADLSAGLLGALLVLPQGIAFAALAGLPPQYGLYSAVLPGIVAALAGSSRHVMSGPTNANSLALASMLAPLAATGSPAYIELALAITVLVGLMQLAVGSLRLGAVANFISPAALLGFTSGAALLIAIYALRDGLEAGVPSGLGAIGTAVQLAQHITQAQPAAVAVALTACFGAVLVRWLWPRPPHMLIGLVAASLLGYGLRRSGAPLTVTGELPAVLPAWHLPQVDWSHLPELLNKALALSVIALGQSLSIAKVLAARSGQRLDVNREFRGQGLSNVVGGLFSCYLSCGSLNRSLPNLQAGARTPLAAVSSSLWLLLGVAVLAVPLAHIPRAAIAGLLLLVAWGLIDTAQWLHVVRSDRSEYAVALTTLFATLTLRLESAILLGTSLALLLHLYRSARPAMRLMGFDRGDPERRLVVLADSPAALPPCPQLQLLRMEGSIYFGAASHVNDQLHALRAAADTPRHLLVMAKSMNSIDLAGLAVWEDELRERRARGGDLYFHRPRSQVVEIWQRSGFLDRLGADHVFPDKRRALAAIHRRLDPAVCATCQIKLFWECQSDDPAASI
- a CDS encoding IclR family transcriptional regulator domain-containing protein; this encodes MDKEADLLPPGPVQRDEPALAVADLPPGHPAELADEGRAQSRRDLVGGLEKGLLVIEAFDQERARLSISEVAQRAGLSRAAARRYLLTLAHLGYVDHDGKGFALSPRVLRLGQSYMHSARLPRVLQPELQRLAAAMQEATSAGVLDDAEVVSLAAATGGRVVSTTLQPGHRVPAYCTANGRVLLAMGPAEALDAWLERQQARHGLRPLTPRTLTQPDALRQELARVRNLGYALVDQEMELGLRTLAVPLRNHRGEVVAALNVSAIAARVSLETLRERFLPILLDAQQRLRPLL